The Euphorbia lathyris chromosome 2, ddEupLath1.1, whole genome shotgun sequence genome includes a window with the following:
- the LOC136218271 gene encoding uncharacterized protein, producing MGRPASTVEIPDKRYFSERHNGRHTPESDTSDDYRRGRDRRSPSYHSYDERHRETDRRRYSSGLPDYPSPRRRSPSPRPRKTLDSLPNKFGGGGRAYLDRGGRGGYRNGRNSGSESDEELNGLSYEERRRLKRQKMRKNIHRYCFWTITPSPPRVENDEEDFEDKPDEISNRYVEDEYKGDSSDKEKAKQRDGKGKFESGRSESESESESESDESPSRKKRISSRRRSRRSSESESETDSDSEENRKSRKRSGKSSHRKKKSSKKNSRKRSKRKTRYTDSDDNNSGSEESDSESKKRRRPSASRSKHGKKKRMSETESENSPPAKGSDSETDSKGKAKLDELKNAELDADALILKEMIEAQKKPALDNEPIVGPMPLPRAEGHISYGGALRPGEGDAIAQYVQQGKRIPRRGEVGLSAEEIQKFESLGYVMSGSRHQRMNAIRIRKENQVYSAEDKRALAMFNYEEKAKREHKVMADLQRLVQRHIGQDVGPTHDPFAGPDA from the coding sequence ATGGGCAGGCCAGCTTCCACCGTCGAAATTCCCGACAAACGGTACTTTTCGGAGCGCCACAACGGCCGTCATACTCCTGAATCTGACACTTCTGATGACTACCGCCGTGGCCGAGACCGTCGTAGTCCCTCCTACCACAGCTACGATGAACGTCATCGAGAAACCGACCGCCGCCGTTACAGCTCAGGCTTACCTGACTATCCAAGCCCTAGGAGAAGAAGTCCAAGCCCTAGGCCCAGAAAAACCCTAGACTCTTTACCTAACAAGTTCGGGGGCGGAGGGCGTGCCTACCTCGACCGTGGTGGCCGAGGCGGTTATCGTAATGGGAGGAACTCAGGATCTGAATCGGATGAGGAATTAAATGGACTGAGCTACGAGGAGCGTAGGAGGCTGAAGAGGCAGAAGATGAGGAAAAATATCCATAGGTATTGTTTTTGGACAATCACACCTAGTCCTCCGAGGGTTGAGAATGATGAAGAAGATTTTGAAGATAAACCAGATGAGATTTCGAATAGGTATGTAGAAGATGAATATAAGGGTGATTCCAGCGATAAAGAGAAGGCAAAACAGCGGGATGGAAAGGGTAAGTTCGAGTCGGGTAGAAGtgaatcggaatcggaatctGAATCGGAATCAGATGAATCTCCATCAAGGAAGAAGAGGATTAGTTCTAGGCGGAGGAGCAGGAGATCTTCTGAGAGCGAGAGTGAAACCGACTCAGATTCTGAAGAGAATCGAAAGAGCAGGAAAAGGTCAGGTAAAAGCAGCCATAGGAAAAAGAAGAGTAGCAAGAAAAACAGCAGAAAACGAAGTAAGAGGAAGACCAGGTATACTGATTCAGATGATAACAATAGTGGAAGTGAAGAATCTGATTCCGAATCAAAGAAGCGGAGAAGACCATCAGCTTCACGCTCTAAACACGGCAAGAAGAAGAGAATGTCTGAAACAGAGAGTGAAAATTCTCCTCCGGCTAAGGGTTCAGATTCTGAAACTGATTCAAAGGGAAAAGCAAAGCTAGATGAGTTGAAAAATGCTGAACTTGATGCGGATGCCCTCATATTGAAAGAGATGATTGAAGCTCAGAAGAAGCCTGCTTTGGATAATGAACCTATAGTTGGCCCAATGCCATTACCCAGGGCTGAGGGACATATTAGCTATGGAGGGGCATTGAGGCCTGGTGAAGGTGATGCCATTGCACAGTATGTGCAACAAGGAAAGCGTATTCCTCGAAGAGGTGAAGTGGGTCTTTCTGCTGAAGAGATTCAAAAGTTTGAGAGTCTTGGGTATGTGATGAGTGGTAGTAGGCACCAGAGGATGAATGCCATTCGTATCAGGAAAGAGAATCAGGTCTACAGTGCTGAAGACAAGCGAGCTTTGGCCATGTTTAACTATGAAGAAAAGGCAAAACGTGAGCACAAGGTTATGGCTGATTTACAGAGGCTAGTGCAGCGCCATATTGGTCAGGATGTTGGCCCTACACATGATCCTTTTGCGGGTCCTGATGCTTGA